TCACTTCGCCGTTGCTTCTGCCCAGGGTCAGCATGCTGAACACGCCTTGAAAATCGTGCACCGCTTGGGTCCATCCAAAGTGCACACCAAACGACTGGGCCAACGACCAGAGGTGGGGTGTGTCGCTGAAGGTTTTTTCGTCCCACACGATGGGCATCACGCTGGTTTTGCAGTGGGCGACCACCGGATCAATATCAAAGAAATGCGCTTGTTTGTAAACGTTGTTCCATTCGTTTGGGTAGTTGTTGAAGTGAATAGGTTTTGCTTGAGTTGCTGGTTGTTGTGAACTCATCGTGAATGAGCAGTATTGGAACCCGAGCTCATAGGTGTGATTGACGACCATCTCATAAATAGTGGTGATCTTGCTCTCACCTTCCAATTTGGGGAGTCGTGTATTGCGCCAGTTAACCATTGGTAACTCTCCATGGGTGTTGATGCCTGGGCACGTCCTATCTCCCAGTAAGGTACGGAAATCAGTGTAGGACAAAGCCTACAGATCGTAATGTGAAAAAATTTTACCGAATGCCTGTATTTTGTTTGTTTAATGCTTGTACAGCGAGTCATCGTTTGTACATATACTTCTGTGGCTCAGATAATTTCAATAGGTTCAATGCGTTAGCAGTGATATTAAATTGG
The window above is part of the Pseudomonas sp. KBS0710 genome. Proteins encoded here:
- a CDS encoding LuxR family transcriptional regulator, coding for MVNWRNTRLPKLEGESKITTIYEMVVNHTYELGFQYCSFTMSSQQPATQAKPIHFNNYPNEWNNVYKQAHFFDIDPVVAHCKTSVMPIVWDEKTFSDTPHLWSLAQSFGVHFGWTQAVHDFQGVFSMLTLGRSNGEVSPEELYEKAGQVLWLCHVMHAAVAQKYAEKPSGAAPCKLTPRETEILRWSALGKTASDIATILCLSERTVGFHISSCLRKLGVNNKIAAVLSASKAGLF